One genomic window of Dehalococcoidales bacterium includes the following:
- a CDS encoding FAD-dependent oxidoreductase, translating into MLFDGIRIGKMVLENRLVMPPLETNLANDDGSVSQRTLDHYERRARGGPGLIVVECTSVDPVHFHRNQLNISDDRFIDGLSRVAEVIKRHGVRAAIQIQHPGRQIVLPSVQSVAPSPLACRAIPRVPRELTIDEIEELVERFAEAVRRARDAGFDAVQFHGAHGYLIAQFMSAWSNKRADRYGGDVYGRATFPLEIIARTREKVGTDYPLIFRFSGDEYVPEGRGIDESKVVARLVEKAGIDAISVSAGTYDSGEWTSQPMLMPRGCLVPLAAEIKSAVGVPVVTVGRIHSPRLAEEILQQGKADLIAMGRPLFADPDLPMKAREGREREIRHCISCNTCMRSLSDGGPVICLMNPELGREGVPEVKAPQPRRVLVVNGGPAGIEAARVAALRGHQVKLWDERPSLGGRWSWLLKPYIASRLKLLAEIGVTVELGKTITPQAVARENPEVVIAGRGLKPEIPLIPGMDEIEPVQADDILVEKKEVTGRVVVLGGGSTGFEVTNMLVQRGRQVCIVEEGDSLGVGLEPMTGTVLRRRLVDRGVVFQRRARIIRIAGMTLVFTDEQGTEQQIPFDHLVLALDWQPEGSLVDSLRGGDYRLIPVGPYQQPVSYVRAFLEGTAVGREI; encoded by the coding sequence ATGATGGTTCTGTCTCCCAACGCACTCTGGACCACTACGAGCGGCGTGCTCGCGGCGGTCCGGGGCTCATCGTCGTCGAATGCACCTCTGTCGACCCGGTGCATTTTCACCGTAACCAGCTCAACATCAGTGACGACCGGTTCATCGACGGGCTTTCGCGGGTGGCTGAAGTCATCAAACGGCATGGTGTCCGGGCGGCTATCCAGATTCAGCACCCCGGCCGGCAGATAGTCCTCCCATCGGTACAGTCGGTGGCGCCGTCACCGCTGGCGTGTCGCGCCATACCCCGAGTGCCCAGAGAGCTGACCATTGACGAGATTGAGGAACTGGTGGAGAGGTTTGCCGAAGCAGTGAGAAGGGCCAGGGATGCCGGCTTCGACGCGGTACAGTTTCATGGTGCCCATGGCTACCTGATCGCCCAGTTCATGTCCGCCTGGTCGAATAAGCGCGCCGACCGCTACGGCGGTGATGTCTACGGCCGGGCCACCTTCCCCCTGGAGATTATCGCCCGTACCCGTGAGAAAGTGGGCACGGACTACCCCCTTATCTTCCGCTTCTCCGGAGATGAGTACGTGCCTGAGGGCAGGGGAATCGACGAGTCCAAAGTCGTTGCCCGACTGGTAGAAAAGGCAGGGATAGACGCCATCAGTGTCTCCGCCGGGACGTACGATAGTGGAGAGTGGACCAGCCAGCCAATGCTGATGCCTCGCGGTTGCCTGGTGCCGCTGGCGGCAGAGATAAAGAGCGCCGTGGGTGTGCCGGTGGTGACGGTCGGCCGGATTCACAGTCCGCGGTTGGCCGAAGAAATCTTGCAGCAGGGCAAGGCTGACCTGATCGCGATGGGCCGACCGCTGTTCGCCGACCCCGACCTGCCGATGAAGGCCAGGGAGGGCAGAGAGCGCGAAATCCGCCACTGCATCTCGTGCAACACCTGTATGCGAAGTCTTTCCGACGGCGGGCCGGTCATATGCCTCATGAACCCGGAGCTGGGGCGAGAGGGTGTCCCGGAGGTGAAGGCACCTCAGCCGAGGCGCGTACTTGTGGTCAACGGCGGTCCCGCAGGCATTGAGGCGGCTCGCGTTGCCGCTCTGCGCGGTCATCAGGTGAAACTCTGGGACGAGAGACCCTCACTCGGGGGACGCTGGTCGTGGTTGCTCAAGCCATACATCGCCAGCCGCCTGAAACTGCTGGCGGAGATAGGCGTGACTGTGGAACTGGGCAAGACGATTACGCCACAAGCAGTTGCCCGGGAGAATCCGGAAGTGGTGATTGCCGGACGGGGACTCAAGCCCGAGATTCCCCTGATCCCCGGGATGGATGAGATAGAGCCGGTACAGGCAGACGACATCCTCGTCGAGAAGAAAGAGGTGACGGGCAGGGTGGTCGTTCTTGGTGGCGGCAGCACTGGCTTCGAGGTTACGAACATGCTGGTGCAGCGTGGTCGCCAGGTGTGTATTGTTGAGGAAGGCGACAGTCTCGGAGTGGGCCTTGAGCCGATGACGGGAACCGTGCTGCGGCGGCGGCTGGTAGACCGTGGTGTTGTCTTCCAACGCCGTGCTCGAATCATACGGATTGCCGGCATGACGTTGGTTTTTACCGACGAGCAGGGAACCGAGCAGCAGATTCCCTTCGACCATCTGGTGCTGGCACTTGACTGGCAACCGGAGGGCAGCCTTGTGGACTCACTACGCGGCGGTGACTACCGGCTGATTCCGGTCGGTCCGTACCAGCAGCCGGTCAGCTACGTCCGGGCGTTCCTGGAGGGAACGGCTGTTGGCCGAGAGATATAG